Part of the Marinobacterium rhizophilum genome is shown below.
TGAGTACGGTGCTGGCGCTGTCTTCCCGCCTTGATGCGTCCGCCGAGCCGCTGAACATCGCTGCTGATGCTGATCTGAAGGCCGCGGCCGTGCAGGGTGCGCGTGAGGAGGCTGCGGCAGGGCTCTGGGCTGACATTGGCGCCGAGGTCAGAAGGGAGCCGGGTCCGGGGCGGGCTCAAACGCAAGCCGATGCCGATTCAGAGATTGCGTTGCTGGAGGATGAGGGCGAAGATGACAATACGCCGATCTATTCGCGCCTGGCTGTCAGGGATGCCCGATTCGAGCCGCTGGTGCAGCGTTTTGTCACCAGTTTGCAGGAAAAGTTACAGCAAATGGCGCAGCTGCAGCAGCAGCAGGACTGGTCTGGCATGGCCGACCTGGCGCACTGGATCAAGGGGTCGGGCGGCTCCATTGGCTTCGACCTTCTCTCCGAAGAGGCGTCGGAGCTGGAACTGGAATGCCGAGCGGCTGATGTTGCCGCGATCCGTCGGCGGATAAGCACTATCACGCATATAAGCCAACGTATCATGGCGGGCCGCTGAGGCAGGTAAAGGGAATTTAAAGTCTATGGATACAGCCAATACAGTCGATCGTCAGCCTCTGAATAATTCTGTCATCATGATGCTGGACGATGAACCCATTATCATCGACCTGATTCAGATCTTTCTGGAAGACCTGGGATATACCAATTTCACCGGTATCACCGACTCCGTGACGGCGGTGGACAAGATCGTCGAATGTCAGCCGGATTTGCTGTTTCTCGATCTGGTCATGCCCGAGGTCGACGGTTTTGAGGTGCTGGCCAAACTCAGGAACAATGAAGCGACACAGCACCTTCCCGTGATCGTGCTGACCTCATCCAGTGATGCCCAGAGCAAGCTGCAGGCGCTGGAACTGGGCGCTACGGATTTTCTGGCAAAGCCGGTTAACGAAAGTGAGCTGGCGTTGCGCCTGCGCAATATTCTCACCGTCAAGGCCTACCAGAACCAGCTTATGTATTACGACTCCCTGACCGGTTTGCCCAATCGCAAGCTGTGTCAGGTCCGTCTGGGTCAAAGCCTGGCCTATGCCGAAAAGGATCAGCGTGCTCTGGCGGTACTGAATCTAAACCTCTACGGTTTGCGCACGGTGCAGGACAGCTTTGGCAGCAGCGTATGCGACAAGCTTCTCAAGCAGATCGCGGCGGAGCTGCTCGAATGCGTCCGCGCGTCCGATGTCGTGGCCTTTACCGGTAATGATCAAATCTGGCGCGGCATGTCCCGGGTCGGGGATGACGAATTCCTGATTGTGCTGTCGGGCCTGCGCTCGGCCAGTGAAGCGACCTTCGTGGCCAGTCGGCTGCTCAGCATTCTCAAGATCCCGATGCACCTTGAGCAGCAGGATATTCAGGTGAACGCCTGCGTCGGCATCTCGACCTATCCCGAGGACGGACGTGATCCGCAAGCCCTGATGCAGTCTGCCAGTCAGGCGGCCAGTGAGGCGCGCCTTGGCGGGCCATACCAGGTGCAGTTTTTCTCCAGTGACGAGAATCTGCGTCTGCGCGAACGCATGCGGCTTGAGAGTGACCTGCGCCGGGCACTGGCGGATGAAAGCTTCTATCTTGCCTTTCAGCCGCAGCTCGACGCCCGCACGCGCAAGGTCGTGGGTGCCGAGACGTTGCTGCGCTGGACGCATCCGGAACGAGGCCCGGTTTCGCCGGCGGTTTTCATTCCCGTGGCCGAAAGCAGCGGCCTGATGGAGGAACTCGGTCACTGGGTCTTCAAAACCGCCTGTCGGCAGGCAGCACAATGGCATCACAATGGCACCGATGTCAGTGTCTCGATCAATGTCTCGAGCCAGCAGTTCAACAGTGGCAACTTTATTGCCAGCATACGCGAGTGTCTTGCCGAAACCGGCGTTAATCCGGCCAGGGTGATGGTCGAGCTGACCGAGAGTATTGCGGTCTCCAATGTCGACTCCAACATCCGCATCCTGCATGAGCTCAAGAGCCTCGGCCTGGAGCTGTCGGTGGATGATTTTGGTACCGGCTATTCGTCCCTGCGCTATATCAAGGACTTTCCGCTGGATGAAATCAAGATCGACAAGGCGTTTATCGACGGTCTGCCGGCCCAGAAGGGCGATGTCGCCATTGTTTCGGCCATCCTGATGATGGCGCGCCGCCTGGGCATGAAGGTGGTGGCCGAAGGGGTGGAAAACGTGGACCAGTACGAGTACCTGGTGCAGCAGGACTGTGATGAAATCCAGGGATACTTTTTCTCCAGACCCCTGAGCGCAGAGGATTTTGAGGCCTTCTGTAACCAGTGCAGCAGCCGGGCGGCGCCGGTGTTCTGAGGTCGGGTGATAGCCCGGGACTCCGAGGCGGTTAGGGGCAAAGTGGACATCGGGGCGAGGGGAAGCCTATGATGGGGCCGATAACAACAATGACTCAGTGGATATCCCCCTAGCTCCATGAATCGCCACAATTCTCAACGACATCACCCTCGAGCTCCCGAGACTGGCAAGACGCAACAGGGCGCTCCACAGCAGGCTGCCCCCGAAATCCTTGGGTCCTGGCAGCGCTGCATCGAAGACTATCATCTGGATCCGGGTCGCAGCCTGCGGGTGCCACGTCTGAGCGACAGCGAGCTGCAAGAGGCCCGCAGCCTGCAGGACAGCCTGCTGCATTCGGCCGATCCCGTGTTCGAACGCCTGCGTCATCTGGGCGGCAATTCCGGTTACTGCGTGCTGGTGTCGGATGCGAATGGCATCGTGCTGCGCGAGTACATCGACTCCAACCGGGGCCAGGAACTGGCCGAAAAGGGCCTGAGCGTCGGTACTGTCTGGAGCGAGAACCTGGTCGGCACCAATGGCCTGGGTACCTGCCTGGCCACCGGGGAGGCGCTGACCGTCTATGCCGGCGAGCATTTCGGCCGCGAGTTGCAGCGTTTCAGTTGTTCCAGCGCACCGCTGATTGCCCCCGATGGCGATATTATTGGCACGCTGGATATCTCGACCTATGCCCAGGGGGACAAGATTGGGCAGGGACTGGCGCTGAACCTGGTGTGCGATACCGCCGATCAGATTGAAGCGGCCATGTTTCGTTACGCCTATGCCCGGCATCATCTGCTGGCCCTGGTACGCTCGCCACTGGCGGATGCAGGCCAGTCCAACGCGCTGCTGGCGGTGAACGATTCCGGCTGGATACTGGGGGCGACCTCCGCGGCCCTGTTGCAGCTGGGAGTGCTCGAACGCTGCCTGATTGTGGGCCAGGGGCTCGCGACCCTGACCGGCGCCAGTCTTGAGGACGTGCAGCGTGCCCCCTGGTCACTGCAGCAGGGGCAGGGCAGTGGTTGCTGGCTGATGCGCCTGGCAGGCGACACGCCGCGCCCCCATGCCCCCGCGCCGGCGGCCAGTAATTCTGCCGCAAGGCCGCATATCGATTCGCAGCTCTATCGCGCCGCGGGCGGCGATCCGACGCTGCAGCGCAATGCCGATATCTGTCATCGGGTACTGAACCGGGATATCTGTATCCTGTTGCAGGGCGAAACCGGTACCGGCAAGGAAGTCTGGGCCCGGGCCATCCACGACAGCAGTGCTCGTCATGACAAGCCCTTTGTTACCCTGAACTGCGCCGCCATTCCCGAATCCCTGATTGAAAGCGAGCTGTTTGGCTATAGCGCCGGTACCTTTACCGGTGGCCTCAAGGGCGGCAAGGTTGGCAAGATCGAAGCCAGTAACGGCGGTACCCTGTTTCTGGATGAAATCGGCGATATGCCACTCATGCTGCAGGCCCGCCTGCTGCGGGTGCTGGCCGAGGGGGAGATTACGCCGCTGGGGCAGATCAAGCCGGTTCGTATCGACCTGCACGTTATCTGCGCCACCCACCGGGACCTCGCCGGGGCTGTGGCCCAGGGTGAATTCCGTGAGGATCTGTATTATCGCATCAGCGGTGTTCGCATAGGCCTGCTGAGCTTGCGCGAGCGCCAGGACAGGCTGGCGCTGATTGAGCAGGTGTTTGCGCAGTTGCGCGAGTCCGATTCAGTTGTGCTGGATGCTCAGGCATTGCAGGTGCTCGGCAACTACCACTGGCCTGGCAATATCCGCCAGCTCAAGAACGCGCTGCAGTTCGCGTTGTGCATGTGTGATGGTCGTGCGGTGCGCATTACCGACCTGCCGGATGAGGTATTCCCGCCGGCCCCGGGCGAGCCGGTATGCCAGGATGTCAGCAGTGTGCCGGATGCCGCGGCCGTGCCGCCGCATCGGCTGGTATCCCTGGGCGCTAGCGCCACGACGCCAGCGGACGGAGCCTCAGCGACGGAGCAGGAGGGTGAAGCGGCGCAGATACTCGGCGCCCTGCAACAGCACCGCTGGGTTGTTATACGGGCGGCGCAAGCATTGGGGATCAGCCGTTCTACCCTGCATCGCAAAATCAGGAAGTACGGTCTGACGGATGCCTGAGCGGGGCCGGCGCCGTGCCAGGGGTTGTTCGCTGTTATTTTTGACTGGTGACAAGTACAGTCCCTGATTAAACTTCATGCTCAACCATTAGTAAAAAAGGAATTTTACCGTGACTACACAGGGACGCGTGATGCGTGGTATGGGGTTTTCGCTGCTGTTGTTGCTGGCCGGCTGCGCCGGTTTCGACCGCTCAGACGAACAGGCTGACAGCCAGGCGCTGCAGGGGGTCGATGGCGTGTCCTGCGTGGGCCGGATCGAGAGTCCGCCACCGGGGCTTGTAGTGGTCGTGGACGACGCCTTGCTGCAAGAGGCGCTTGGCGCCAGTGGTGCGGGGGAGCTGTGCGCAGGCCAGGTATTGGTTGCCCAGGAGCCAGTGACTGTCTATCGCGTCTGGGACAGCGCAAGGGACTATACCCGGTATGGCAGTTGGTGGTCGTTCCAGCGTCCCGAGGGTCCGCGTCCGCAGTACCGCGAGGACAACAGCATCTGCCCCTCCTGGAGCGAACTCGATCGCATGAGCGCCTGTACCCTCAAGGTGGGGGCGAAACTGGTGGTAGGGCCGGGGCAGAGCGCACAGTGCCAGCAGATGACCTACGCCAAGTCCGCCGTCAACCAGGTGTATATCCCCAACGATGGCCGCAACAATGTGCTTCATGTGGCGAACTGCACTGAGGGTGCTGTCTGGCCCTGAAGCGGTCCTTGCCTGAACGAGTAATGCCGGGAGCGCTTTGCTGTCTGCCCGGCATCGGTTTTCTACTCAGCCTGCGCTGAGGCTCTGCAGGTTCTTCTGCAACCAGGCGCGGTAGGCGGACTGGATCGCACTCAGGCTGGATGCCTCCTCGGTGGCATCGGCTTCATATTGCTTCAAAATGCTCAGCCCCGTCTCCAGGCTTGCCGCCAGCAGTGCCTGGGGCGAGTCCGCTGCCTTGCCCAGTTCGCTGAGCTGCTGTGTTGAAGCCTCGGTGGTTTTCAAAAAGGCGTTATAGCCTTCCTGAATTTTTCCAAGCGCGGCGATCTGAATGTCGGCCAGTTCACTGAAGGCACCGACCAGAGCAGTTGGGTCGGAAAATTTTGATCCGGCCTGCAGCCAGTCGGTTTTCTGGGCGGTTTCCAGCAACTGTCCGGTCACCTGTATCTGGTCTTTCAGCGGCGTGATGGCGTTGAGCAGAATGAGGGCGTTCTGACGGCTCTGGTTGCAGTACTGGTTCCAGTGTTGCAGCGCCTCGGTCAGGTTCGGGTCAATCAGTGGTGCTGTTTCGGTGGTCATATCATGTCTCCTGGTATTTTTATCGGTGGCTGTCTTGCCGGGGATTACAGTGGGTGCGGTTGGGACAGGCGTTCTATCATGCGGTAGACGGCGTTGATCTGCGGCGCCTTGCGTGAATAGAAATCCGGCTGGGCGTCGCCCGGCGATGAATAACCCCAGAAATCCCAGCAGCCTTCCGGGTTCAGGGGCGCAGCGTTCGAAGGTTGTACCTGCGGGTAGAGCATAATCAGGTCGTTGGCTTCGGCCACGTAGTTGTAGCCGGTATCGGCGTAGTACTTGTCGCCGATGACCGCAGCACCCTGCTTGCAGCCGTGAAATACCACATGCACTGCGCACGCCTTGCCCGCCTGGCAGGTGGCCGGAATGTAGGCGTAGGCGGTTTCGCTCATGCTGGTGGTTTTCGAGTCGATAAAGGCCGACTGGTCAAACGCCAGAATATCGCTGCTCAGAATGCTGGCCGGCGGTTTCATGTCGGTGTATATCTGCCCGATGATGCGGTTGGACTGTTCGAAGTCGCAGTCATTGATATAGGGCGCGGCGGTGACGGGGCAATCGGTGTCCTCACTGCTGTTGGTTATCAGGGCGTGACCGGCGGCGACGCTGGTATCGTACTGGATGGCACTGGCGGGTACGCCGATGGCTTCAAAGTAGGCTTTGGTCTGATCAACCACCGCGGTGGTCACGGTTTTGTCTTTCTGGCCGCTGAAGATATAGATGTGATCGTCCTTGAGGTTGTCCAGCGGCGCTATGTCGCCGGCGTCGGCCAGTGACTCGCTGAGTGTCACCAGCAGGGGCGTATTGGGGCCCACCGCGGCAGTGAGCGGGTTCATGCAGGTGGTGGTGGCGTTGATCACCAGCGGGCTCAGGGACCAGGACTTGGCACACAGGTAGGGGCCGCCAGCGACGATGCCGGCACCGACCATGATGTCGGAGTAGGCCACATACAGTTGTGATGTCATGAAGGCGCCGGAGGACAGGCCGGATACCGAGGTGCGCTGGATATCGGCGCCAACGGCAGGCAGTTCAGCACCAAGAGCGGCATGGCTCAGTCCAAGAGAAGCGCTCAGCACGGCCATGATGAGCAAGCCGCTCAGGCTGCGCCCGGGTGCCGGGCAGTCAGTTGGATGAGGCTGCCTGCTGTGTTGTCTGGAAACGTTTTTCATGATGTCTGCCTGTCCCTGGGTCGTTGTATCTTGTGTATGGCAGCATCGCTGCCACAGCTTTTATAACGCACTTGCACAAAATAGTGTAGTGCTTTTCTGTCACTGTCGGATGAAATTTAAACAGCTGTATTAATGCCGGCAAAAGTGAGTTTAATTCGAATTAATGACGTCATATGCGGTTAATAAGCAGGCGTGAATATAGCCAGGACTCACCCGAACAACCCGTTTCCAGTGCGGTTTAAACCTGTGAATGCTGCGTTGCATTAGGTTTTTTCAGCTTTTTGCACAGAGCATGTCTGCTGCCCGGACCTGGGTGCCATACTGAACAGGGAATGGACTCGCGTCAGGGCGGGCTGCACTTTTTGAGTGCGCAGCCGTTCCCGGTACGACGTTACCGGATCCGTTTAACGCACAGGGGGAGCCATCATGACATTTCGTTCCGGTCTGTTTGCGGCAAGATCAGGGGCGCAGAACAGGGTAGCCGGTAGCGCCCTTGTTCGATGGGTTCAGTCACTCACTGTAGCCCTGGGGGTATTTTCAACAGCGGTATCGGCGCAG
Proteins encoded:
- a CDS encoding extracellular catalytic domain type 2 short-chain-length polyhydroxyalkanoate depolymerase, translating into MAVLSASLGLSHAALGAELPAVGADIQRTSVSGLSSGAFMTSQLYVAYSDIMVGAGIVAGGPYLCAKSWSLSPLVINATTTCMNPLTAAVGPNTPLLVTLSESLADAGDIAPLDNLKDDHIYIFSGQKDKTVTTAVVDQTKAYFEAIGVPASAIQYDTSVAAGHALITNSSEDTDCPVTAAPYINDCDFEQSNRIIGQIYTDMKPPASILSSDILAFDQSAFIDSKTTSMSETAYAYIPATCQAGKACAVHVVFHGCKQGAAVIGDKYYADTGYNYVAEANDLIMLYPQVQPSNAAPLNPEGCWDFWGYSSPGDAQPDFYSRKAPQINAVYRMIERLSQPHPL
- a CDS encoding sigma-54-dependent Fis family transcriptional regulator gives rise to the protein MNRHNSQRHHPRAPETGKTQQGAPQQAAPEILGSWQRCIEDYHLDPGRSLRVPRLSDSELQEARSLQDSLLHSADPVFERLRHLGGNSGYCVLVSDANGIVLREYIDSNRGQELAEKGLSVGTVWSENLVGTNGLGTCLATGEALTVYAGEHFGRELQRFSCSSAPLIAPDGDIIGTLDISTYAQGDKIGQGLALNLVCDTADQIEAAMFRYAYARHHLLALVRSPLADAGQSNALLAVNDSGWILGATSAALLQLGVLERCLIVGQGLATLTGASLEDVQRAPWSLQQGQGSGCWLMRLAGDTPRPHAPAPAASNSAARPHIDSQLYRAAGGDPTLQRNADICHRVLNRDICILLQGETGTGKEVWARAIHDSSARHDKPFVTLNCAAIPESLIESELFGYSAGTFTGGLKGGKVGKIEASNGGTLFLDEIGDMPLMLQARLLRVLAEGEITPLGQIKPVRIDLHVICATHRDLAGAVAQGEFREDLYYRISGVRIGLLSLRERQDRLALIEQVFAQLRESDSVVLDAQALQVLGNYHWPGNIRQLKNALQFALCMCDGRAVRITDLPDEVFPPAPGEPVCQDVSSVPDAAAVPPHRLVSLGASATTPADGASATEQEGEAAQILGALQQHRWVVIRAAQALGISRSTLHRKIRKYGLTDA
- a CDS encoding GGDEF/EAL domain-containing response regulator, whose product is MDTANTVDRQPLNNSVIMMLDDEPIIIDLIQIFLEDLGYTNFTGITDSVTAVDKIVECQPDLLFLDLVMPEVDGFEVLAKLRNNEATQHLPVIVLTSSSDAQSKLQALELGATDFLAKPVNESELALRLRNILTVKAYQNQLMYYDSLTGLPNRKLCQVRLGQSLAYAEKDQRALAVLNLNLYGLRTVQDSFGSSVCDKLLKQIAAELLECVRASDVVAFTGNDQIWRGMSRVGDDEFLIVLSGLRSASEATFVASRLLSILKIPMHLEQQDIQVNACVGISTYPEDGRDPQALMQSASQAASEARLGGPYQVQFFSSDENLRLRERMRLESDLRRALADESFYLAFQPQLDARTRKVVGAETLLRWTHPERGPVSPAVFIPVAESSGLMEELGHWVFKTACRQAAQWHHNGTDVSVSINVSSQQFNSGNFIASIRECLAETGVNPARVMVELTESIAVSNVDSNIRILHELKSLGLELSVDDFGTGYSSLRYIKDFPLDEIKIDKAFIDGLPAQKGDVAIVSAILMMARRLGMKVVAEGVENVDQYEYLVQQDCDEIQGYFFSRPLSAEDFEAFCNQCSSRAAPVF